CGGGGCGAGGACGCGCACGGCCGCGAGCCACGCGACGACACCGATGGGCAGGTTGATCAGAAAGATCCAGTGCCAGCCCAGGGCCTGCGTCAGCGCCCCGCCGAGAAATGTGCCGAGCGCCCCGCCCGCGGCGCCGACCGCGCTGAACACCGAGATGGCGCGGACCTGTTCACGCGGCTCCGGATAGAGCGCGACCAGCATGCCGAGCACCACGGCCGAGGTCATCGCCCCGCCCACGCCCTGCACGGCACGCGCCGCGATCAGCAGGCCCTGGCTCGTGGCCAGCCCGCACAGCACGGACGCCACGGTGAACACCGCGAGTCCCGTCGTGAACATCCGCTTGCGTCCCACCAGATCGCCCAGCCGGCCGGCCAGCAGGAGCAGCCCGCCGAAGGGGATCAGATAGGCGTTGACGACCCAGGCGAGGCCGGGGCCGCTGAAACCGAGGTCGCTCTGGATGGCGGGCATCGCCACGGTGACGATGTTGCCGTCCAGAATCGTCATCAGCGTCCCCGCGCACAGCACGACAAGGGCCGCCCAACGGGCGTACGTTCGCTCCTGAGGGCGCTTGACGGCTTCCGCCGCGTTCTCGGTCAGGGACGACATGGCCGGGTCTCCTCCGCAGTCTCCATAGGTGCACGACTTGTAACGGGGAACATCGTGGGTGACCATGGAGGTCGGCGTAAGGAGGCACTTCGATGTCCCAGGGGAACACCGGTGTTACCGTCCAGGTCGTGAACGCACACGCCTGCCCGGTGCGGGAAGTTCTTGACAGGGTGGCCGGCAAGTGGGCGGTCCAGATCCTGGTCGCCGCCGCGCACGGGCCGATCCGCTTCACCGAGTTGGAGCGGAGCATCGAGGGGATCAGCCGCCGCATGCTGACCCTCACCCTGCGCAATCTGGAGCGCGACGGGCTCGTCGTACGGACCGTGCATCCCACGGTGCCGCCGAAGGTGGAGTACGAACTCACTCCTGTCGCCCGTGAGTTGCACGAGACGCTGCAACGGCTGACGGACTGGGCCGAGCGCAACCGGATGTACATCGCCGAGGCGCGGGCGGCGTACGACGCCGAGCACGATCCGGAGCTGGTCGGCGCGTGAGACCGACCGGGCTCGCTACAGCCCGAACAGGCTCGGGTCGGTCGCCAGCTTCTTGAAGTACGCCTGTGGGTCGGGCAGCAGCCTGCGCTCCTTCAGGTCCAGCAACCCGCCGACCCCGACCAGCTCGGCCGCGACCGTGCCGTCGGTCCTGCGGATCGTCTGCCGCATCCTGAACGTCTTGCCCTTGCCCCACTCGAAGACGCACGTCACGTCGACCTCGTCGCCCGCCGTCAGCTCGCGCAGGTAGCGGATCGTGGTCTCCAGGGCCACCGGGCCCACGCCCGTGGCCACCAGGCCCGCCTGGGTGATCCCGGCCGCCCGCAGCAGGGACCAGCGGGCGTGCTCCGCGTAGTTCAGGTAGACCGCCTGGTTCAGGTGGCCCTGCACGTCGGTCTCGTATCCGCGGACCGTCACCCGGACGGAGAACGGTTCGGTCATGGCTTCCCCCTGTCGTGGTCGGCGCTCGGCACCCTGGTTCGCGCCATGCTCATCATGCCCTCCGCGGCGACGCCAGCAGATACCGCGTCCGCGTACGCGGCTCGGTGTGCTCGCCCACCTGCCAGCCCGCCCTCTCCAGGGTGGCGGCGCAGGCCCGCAGCGCCTCGGCGTCCGGCTCGTGCACGGCGACGGCCTCCGGCT
This region of Streptomyces chromofuscus genomic DNA includes:
- a CDS encoding winged helix-turn-helix transcriptional regulator, with the translated sequence MSQGNTGVTVQVVNAHACPVREVLDRVAGKWAVQILVAAAHGPIRFTELERSIEGISRRMLTLTLRNLERDGLVVRTVHPTVPPKVEYELTPVARELHETLQRLTDWAERNRMYIAEARAAYDAEHDPELVGA
- a CDS encoding acyl-CoA thioesterase, with translation MTEPFSVRVTVRGYETDVQGHLNQAVYLNYAEHARWSLLRAAGITQAGLVATGVGPVALETTIRYLRELTAGDEVDVTCVFEWGKGKTFRMRQTIRRTDGTVAAELVGVGGLLDLKERRLLPDPQAYFKKLATDPSLFGL